From the Naumovozyma dairenensis CBS 421 chromosome 10, complete genome genome, the window AGCCGATACgtttatcaaatatatcaGCTACGTATTTGCCAATTTCCCGCAGGCAATCGGTAATGATAAAAGCTTCATCGATTCAGTggataatgaattaatgtTCAAAGATATTGAGTTCATAATACCTAGAACTGAGTATATTGTCAATGAAAATCGATCTGgtgataaatataatgttGTTATTTCCACCATTGTGACACAAGTTTTATCAGCTTACTTGAAACCTAGAACAGAAATAGATATTCCCAACTATGTTATTTCTTTATGTTCTACTGTCGCAGCATACGGTAGTAAAGTCAAAATCTGGCGTAACGTTgtaaatgatttttttcagGATGACAAGAAGTTGATTATAATAGGGCAAAATCGAATGTGGAATGATGTTATTTATGAGTGGTCCCAATATCCTGATACCAAAGATAGATTGATGAGTGatttgttattatcaacAGAATCTAAGAAGCTCGGTATGACACCTACCCTAATCACGTTTAATGCATGGAATGATTCTGAAATCAACAGTAAATGTCAAAGCTTACTAAGAATAACTTATCTTATCTTAATTTCACCAGTTGATGCGTATTTACTAAATTTCCAAACGCTAATTACTTGTGTTTGTCAATATTTAGTTTCCAAAGAATCGAAAATCAAATCTAGGTGTTGGATGTTGTTAAGAACTATGGTATTAAGATTTTCAGAGTCACATTTCAACGATTATTGGTCCATGATAACATACTGTTTGCAAACAAATCTTCAGGAGTTTTATGAATTATTACAGATTCAAGGAGACATCAATTCATCTGATGTCCTTCAAATTTGTAAATCAGTAGATTTGATGTTAACTTTAAATATTGAAGGCTTTGTTGCTACAAATGAATggttatttattattgatacaatcaattgtatatataagagTAATCCATTTATGGcattaattgatgaaatttcagaatttaaagattttaatttaGCCAAGATTGATGATGTAGAATTGGCAAAGGAAACGGAGACAAATATACCATTATTAACTGGTGTACATTCCATTGAGAAGTATACTCAACTCAAAAATTTCTTCCGAAATTTGAGTTATTTCCATTATGAAGCTATCTATAGTTTGAAACCTACGGATGTTGGTATTTGCGAGGATGACCTTTTAACTGATATATTCGtctaataaataatatacatttttttatatagaacatcaggaaaaaaaaaaaagtaataattttcaaaagtaaCTTTTCTTCTAGTCTATAAAACTTTTGTTAACATCTCGAGAATCTATATACGCTCAGTACTTCCCATCCAGCTTTCCTATTTTTCACCAATTCTATATTCCAGTTACTGTAaccattttctttcattgattttatAATCTCTTCAGGTTTATTCCTGGCACAAAATAAGATATAAGCAATACCATTCGGAGTAAGTATAGTATCTAGTTGAGCCAGTACACGATTTGTAATTTCCATACCATCTTTCCCACCTTCTAAAGCAAGATCTACCCATGTATCTAACTCTTCTTTCCTTTCAGGTCTAGTTGGAATAGTTTCACTTGGAACATATGGTGGGTtaaaaacaagaagatcTATTTGATTGCTTCTCCAAGAGGATGTGAGATCCACTTGTACAGGTTCTAATAGACTACTTTTACTGCcagcattattattatcgttatcTTTTGCCCTATTTAGTTTCACAGTATCTAACGTAGCTTCAAGTGCCCACGGATTAATATCGAAGGCATAATAAACGGAATTATTGTTAGTTGTCGGTATATGATTTTGAATCATGAAGGTGGTAATTATCCCTGAACCTGGACCAATCTCACATACCAAGGCTAACTTATTTTTGAACTTTTGAGCTAAATACTCTAGATCTTTTTCTAGAGAATCTAATAGCAGAAAACTATCTTCACTGGGTTCATACACTTTATCATAGTCACACTTGATGTATGGGGTCGGCAGcatgatattattatagtttCCTTTC encodes:
- the MTQ2 gene encoding S-adenosylmethionine-dependent methyltransferase (similar to Saccharomyces cerevisiae MTQ2 (YDR140W); ancestral locus Anc_8.312), which encodes MLPTPYIKCDYDKVYEPSEDSFLLLDSLEKDLEYLAQKFKNKLALVCEIGPGSGIITTFMIQNHIPTTNNNSVYYAFDINPWALEATLDTVKLNRAKDNDNNNAGSKSSLLEPVQVDLTSSWRSNQIDLLVFNPPYVPSETIPTRPERKEELDTWVDLALEGGKDGMEITNRVLAQLDTILTPNGIAYILFCARNKPEEIIKSMKENGYSNWNIELVKNRKAGWEVLSVYRFSRC